In Chryseobacterium lactis, a single genomic region encodes these proteins:
- a CDS encoding class I lanthipeptide, which yields MKKLKLNKGLQINKEAISKLQDEQIKSIKGGAAAFSCVGGSCNNNTKEATKLQDPS from the coding sequence ATGAAAAAGTTAAAACTAAACAAAGGTCTTCAAATCAACAAAGAAGCAATCAGCAAATTACAAGACGAACAAATTAAGAGCATCAAAGGGGGAGCAGCAGCTTTTTCTTGTGTAGGTGGATCTTGTAATAACAATACAAAAGAAGCTACTAAGCTACAAGACCCTTCATAG
- a CDS encoding outer membrane beta-barrel family protein — protein sequence MKRKKMRCRVPRLILLVIFFCFGAVSQAQSITGNVLNAGHKKLSDVEVIAMSEANEKFSSITDINGQFQIKVPKEGNYTIQIIQNGEQLISEKTLINSDLHKDFKIEAVQNIEGVVIKSEKRLIDRKIDRLVFNVEKSVSAQGGDILDTLRVIPGVQVKNDEISIIGKSGVSVLLDDRIVQLSGNDLVNYLKSISSDDVKSIEIITTPPAKYDAQGNSGLINIKYKTGKNNNWNASIRGSYTQKTYALGAVGGNFLYKKNKLAVSSNFSYSEGAQKNIDQNVMGFSSETWVGYQPRKVTYDPSLGFRVGADYDISNKISLGAIFLTQVSNMKINNRNNVISVFDNSMLNKQYDIITNAQSNSKSPANSLNFHALYKIDSVGTKLSLDVDYFNYKEKSDYRFTSGNFYNDVEDISTQQNGSNYGKLNLNNTSVKSDLEIPMKGLKLSMGAKISFSNTTNDLSLFNLNLGETDPGYRQVNNFDYKENTQAGYVSAEKAIDKWTFQLGLRAENTNIKGSNSNETFTRDYIKFFPTAYVLYAVNKNSSLSANYSKRINRPSFEFLNPFRTVTNQYTYIEGNPFLQPSYTDNVEANYTYKNWANKIYYTRLSDGFQQLPVIDPVTNIQIVRPENYFETNTFGINESYTFKAFSWIETVASADAFYSDSKSLVNFTNPSLAGWNLGFSVYNTLNLNKSKTLQAGLNYEYSLPGVQDIYKSTSRSNMSISFAYSLLNNNLRLGLVANDLFDGQRTTYSAYSNGVKISFKNYYDTRNFRISITYKFGNKKVSVEQKDFGNEDEKARASS from the coding sequence GTGAAACGAAAGAAGATGAGATGTAGAGTACCAAGGCTAATTTTATTGGTGATATTTTTTTGTTTCGGAGCTGTTAGCCAGGCACAAAGCATTACGGGAAATGTACTGAATGCAGGCCACAAAAAACTTTCAGATGTAGAAGTCATTGCTATGTCTGAGGCTAACGAAAAATTTTCTTCTATAACGGATATTAATGGTCAGTTTCAGATCAAAGTTCCTAAAGAAGGGAATTATACTATTCAAATCATACAAAACGGAGAGCAACTTATAAGTGAAAAAACATTAATAAATAGTGATCTTCATAAAGATTTTAAAATCGAGGCTGTTCAGAATATCGAGGGTGTTGTAATAAAATCTGAAAAAAGATTAATAGATCGGAAAATAGACCGACTCGTTTTTAATGTTGAAAAATCAGTATCTGCGCAGGGAGGTGATATTTTGGATACCTTAAGGGTAATCCCCGGAGTTCAGGTAAAGAATGATGAGATATCAATTATAGGGAAAAGCGGAGTTTCTGTACTGCTTGATGACAGAATTGTTCAGCTTAGTGGAAATGATCTGGTGAACTATCTGAAATCGATTTCATCTGATGATGTCAAATCTATTGAAATAATCACTACTCCGCCTGCAAAGTACGATGCTCAGGGAAATAGCGGACTTATTAATATTAAATATAAAACAGGAAAAAATAATAACTGGAATGCTTCGATAAGAGGTTCTTATACCCAAAAGACTTATGCATTGGGTGCTGTTGGGGGAAACTTTTTATACAAAAAGAATAAGCTTGCAGTAAGCAGCAATTTTAGTTATTCGGAGGGGGCACAAAAAAATATTGATCAGAATGTGATGGGTTTTTCCAGCGAAACATGGGTTGGATACCAGCCGAGAAAAGTAACCTACGACCCGTCATTGGGATTTAGGGTTGGCGCAGACTATGATATCAGTAATAAAATTTCATTAGGGGCAATTTTTTTAACGCAAGTCAGCAATATGAAAATTAATAACAGGAATAATGTAATCTCAGTATTTGATAATTCGATGCTTAATAAGCAGTACGATATTATTACAAATGCTCAGTCAAATTCAAAATCACCTGCCAACTCACTTAATTTTCATGCGTTGTATAAAATAGATAGTGTAGGAACAAAACTGAGTCTGGACGTTGATTATTTTAATTATAAAGAAAAATCAGATTATAGGTTTACTTCGGGAAATTTTTACAACGACGTTGAAGATATTTCAACCCAACAAAATGGCTCTAATTACGGAAAACTGAATCTCAACAATACGTCTGTGAAATCTGATCTGGAAATTCCAATGAAAGGCTTAAAATTAAGCATGGGAGCTAAAATATCGTTTTCCAATACCACGAATGATCTGAGTTTGTTTAATTTGAACCTTGGAGAAACGGATCCCGGATACAGACAGGTAAATAATTTTGATTATAAGGAAAATACTCAGGCAGGCTATGTTTCTGCAGAAAAGGCAATTGATAAATGGACTTTCCAGCTGGGATTAAGAGCTGAAAATACCAATATTAAAGGGAGTAACAGTAATGAGACATTTACCAGAGACTATATCAAATTTTTCCCTACGGCCTATGTATTATATGCTGTGAACAAAAATAGCAGTCTTTCCGCCAATTACAGTAAAAGAATCAACCGGCCTTCATTTGAGTTTCTTAATCCGTTTAGAACAGTTACAAACCAATATACCTATATAGAAGGAAATCCTTTTTTACAGCCTTCATATACTGATAATGTAGAAGCCAATTATACCTATAAAAACTGGGCGAATAAAATTTATTATACAAGATTAAGTGATGGTTTTCAACAATTACCGGTTATTGATCCTGTTACCAATATTCAGATCGTACGACCTGAAAATTATTTTGAAACCAACACTTTTGGTATTAATGAATCTTACACATTCAAAGCTTTCAGCTGGATAGAAACGGTAGCTTCAGCCGATGCTTTTTATTCGGATTCGAAATCTTTAGTGAACTTCACGAATCCTAGTTTAGCAGGATGGAATCTCGGGTTTTCTGTTTACAATACTTTAAACCTGAACAAAAGTAAAACATTGCAGGCGGGCTTAAATTATGAATACAGCTTACCAGGCGTTCAGGATATTTATAAATCGACTTCAAGATCGAATATGAGCATTAGCTTTGCTTACAGTCTGCTCAATAATAATTTGCGACTCGGATTGGTAGCCAATGATCTGTTTGATGGTCAGAGAACTACTTATTCCGCTTATTCAAACGGTGTGAAAATATCATTCAAAAATTATTACGATACCCGGAATTTCAGAATATCGATAACATACAAATTTGGAAACAAAAAGGTATCTGTAGAACAAAAAGATTTTGGAAATGAAGATGAAAAAGCAAGAGCATCAAGCTAA